The following proteins are co-located in the Apium graveolens cultivar Ventura chromosome 5, ASM990537v1, whole genome shotgun sequence genome:
- the LOC141660190 gene encoding uncharacterized protein LOC141660190, whose amino-acid sequence MALIDNRFNDRRDCILGAARGNLAYQKFMFTVYPKFGFSLETKNLDQILSFVHDFERHNLMNAGDKVFSLTYVVAYALTNSHYSIDYKKNEYIELEDVFSEIGSVEEKQFSDISPLDNSWAIDIAKYKPILGQKPRMSFRGRTLEVGESSNTSNKELLHSMSRRVDDLCQKLDHL is encoded by the coding sequence ATGGCTTTAATAGATAATAGATTCAATGACAGAAGAGATTGTATTTTAGGTGCTGCTAGAGGTAATTTAGCATACCAAAAATTCATGTTTACTGTCTATCCTAAATTTGGTTTTAGTTTAGAAACTAAAAATCTTGATCAGATATTATCTTTCGTGCATGACTTTGAGAGACATAATCTGATGAATGCAGGTGATAAAGTATTTAGCTTAACTTATGTTGTTGCTTATGCTTTAACCAATAGTCATTATAGCATTGACTATAAGAAAAATGAATATATCGAATTGGAAGATGTATTCTCAGAAATAGGATCTGTAGAAGAAAAGCAATTTTCAGATATCAGTCCTTTAGATAATTCTTGGGCAATTGATATTGCAAAGTATAAACCAATTCTAGGACAAAAACCTAGAATGAGTTTTAGAGGAAGAACCTTAGAGGTTGGTGAATCCTCTAATACCTCTAATAAAGAATTACTTCATAGCATGTCCCGAAGAGTTGATGACTTATGTCAGAAACTGGATCATCTATAG